The DNA sequence CCTCCTGTTTTTTCTTCTTTACAAGATTTTTTTGCCGAGAAAGCTCCTAATATAAAAATTCCTCTCCTCTATCAAGAACCACAGGGCTGGCGCTTTCGCGCCAAGCTTGCAGTAAGAGGAGACACAAAGTCTCCTCGCATTGGTTTGTTTCAACGAGGAACCCACAATGTGGTTTCCATCCCTAATTGTCCCTTGCATCACAAAGCAATTCTCAAAAGTTACCAAAAAGTTATTCAAACCATGATTGATTTTCAAATTACGCCCTATAATGAAGAAAAAGGTCTTATACGTTACCTACAGTTCTTAGTAGAGAAAAAAAGCCAGTTAGTTCAACTGTCTGTTGTTGTAAATGTTTCTGAATCTACAAGCAAACTTGATGCATGGATTCATCATCTTTATTCTTTAGGAGGATTTCATTCGATCTGGTTGAATTTTAATACAGAAAGAACCAACCGTATTTTTGGTGATAGTTGGTTATTGTGTGCAGGTGAGATATACATTCAAGAAAAAATTAGAGATATAATTTGTTCTATTCATCCCGCTTGTTTTGTTCAAGCGCATTTAAGCTTATTTGAGCACGCTTTGTCCATCATTTGTCAAGAAGCTCTTCGATCAAAAAGAGTTTGTGAATGTTATTCTGGAATGGGAGTTATTGGGCTAAACCTCGCTTTGTTTAGCAAAGAGGTTTACTGTATTGAAATAAATCCCTTTGCCAAACAATGTTTTGATCAAACCTGTTCTTCTCTTCCTCAGGAGATAAAAAACAAAGTATTTTTCCACTCAACATCCATGGAGAAAAGTTTAAAACTGCTTAAAGCATCTGAAGTGATTGTGGTTGACCCACCAAGAAAGGGCTTAGAAGCCTTTGTGCTGGATGCAATTGATCAATCCCAAGCTGAGCAGCTTATTTACTTAAGTTGTTCTACAAGCTCATTTATACGTGATTGTGACAGATTGATAAAAAATGGTTGGCAAATAGAAAAAGCTTTTGGATATCTGTTTTTTCCAGGAAGTAACCACGTTGAGACTTTATGCATTCTAAAAAAGGGTAACATTTTTTAATTAACCTAATATCAAGTGTAATCCACAGCTTCTTTCAAAAAATCATGCCGGGTCTTAGGTTTTACAAAAAATGGTAAAATACACACAAATAACTTGATTAAATCTAATAGCTAAGCTTTAATGGCGTATTTTCAGAAAATCAATATAAAATTATGAATAAGCTAGCATACACACACCACAGCAGTTTCTACTGCTACTATAGATTCAGAAATATCTCAACTTTAGTCATTCTTATCAGTTTTTTTCTTTTTAGCATGTCTGTACAAGCAAATGAGTTTAAGGATTTGCATGAAAAACTCAATGATCCTAAATATACATGGATGGATAAACAAATTAAAAGAGATTTAGCCGCATTTGAGGAAAAAGGTATTTCTTTACATATGTTAGAATCTACTTGGCAAGGGATCCTTGCTTCTCCTGAAAAAGACTCTGCCTGCTTGGTTCGCTATAAAATAGTCAATAACAATATTACCTTTTCAAGTCCTACTGCTAACTTAGATAGCTATTTTTGTCGTGTGATGAAGGGTAATTTTATTGACTTTACAAAAAAAATAAGGACAACATTTATTAACTTTATAAAAGAAATGACGCAGTATCTTGATCTTCCGGATGTGGAATTTCTGCTATGTCTCGAAGATTCAATAGAAAGGCCTATTTTTTTGGAGCTTTGCCAAGCGCCTATTTTTTGCATATCAAAAAAAAAGAAAAACAACAAAGTTATTCTATATCCCAGTACAATCATGGCTCTAGATCCCGCTTCTTTATGCTCTACAATATTGCATGCTAATTCTATTCATCCTTGGGAAAGCAAGATTTCTAAAGCATTTTGGCGAGGAATTGCAGCAGGAGGGCCCTACCATGGTTCCTGGGATCTATTTCCACGTCCCTCTCTCATTGTCACCTCTTATTATCATCCTGAAGATGTCGATGCAGCATTTGTAGGAAACTTTTTATTTACTACAGCAGTAGACATTAGAGATTATATATTGAATTTTAAACCACCTAGAGAATTTGTTTCTATTTCTGATCAAATTGCATATAAGTATTTGATAGCTGTAGACGGACAAACTTGGCCAACCAGTTTAGAATGGCAACTTTTATCAAATTCCGTTGTTTTGAAGTCTGATTCAGATTGGCTTGATTGGTTTTATGAATTACTAACCCCCTATGAACATTATGTTCCCTACGAGAAAGATTATAATGATATCTTAACTAAAATTAACTGGCTTCGAGAAAATGATGGTTTAGCAAGAAAAATTTCTGAACAAGCTACAGAGGTAGCTTTGAATTTTTTTACTAAAGAAGCTGCTTTTGTGTATTTTTATAAACTATTCTCGGCATATGCGTGTTTACAGAATTTTCAACCCAATTAAATACAGTTGAAGCTAAGATGCTTAATGTAGTAAGTGTTTTTTAATCAAAATTTAAAGATTCATAAATAGGAGAAAAGACATGTGCCAAAAAAAATCTTTCCCTTATTTGCTATCAAAGTCAATCAAACTTAATTGATTCCCTCACGCAAAAGACTAGAGAAATCGCAGATGGCTTCATTAAGTTTGTTTGAACACGTCTTATCCATATCCATTGTTTGTCAATAAGCTCTTCGATCAAAGCTTTGTTTAGCAAAAAGGTTCACTGTATTGAAATCCCTTTGCTAAACAATGTTTTGATCAAACCTGCTCTTCCCTTCCTCAGGAAATAGAAAACAAAGTATTTTTCCACCAAACATTCACGGAGAAAGGTTTAAGGCTGCTTAGTAAATTTCTCGAGATTAATATCTGACAAGGAGTTAGCTATGTCTGTTGTTACAAGATCGAAATTGAGACCATAATACTGAATTCCTAGGGGAAGATAAATATCTCCATCATAATGTAAATAGAAATTGTGAGTTTTTACAAAGTCGAGTAATTTAATAATTCCAGAACGGCGAATGATCATAGAAACACATCCAAAGCAAGGCTTCATTTTATGAAAATGATTGTTTATTTTTGTTGCTGTTGTACATTTATCGTTAAGATTCTTTGGGTAGTTATAATCTAAATCGGGTCTTTTGGGTAAGCCACAATGCGGCATTCGCTGATCTGTAAATAGCACATCCCAATGATCGGCTCCTACTAAATTATCGATCTCATCAATAAGGTCTGAGAGCCTATGAGGATCACCCAGAACTTCTATATCATCTTCCATTACCCAAATAGTTTCATAATTAGAATCATAAGCGTCTTGAAGGACCGAAACATGACTAAGAGCACAACCTATGGCTCCTAGATTCATGCTGGGACAAAAATAGGTTTTTCCATACTCTTTCATAAACTCCTGATTTCGTATTTTTACCCCTTTTTCTTCAACAAATGTCGCAGATAAAAGAGGTGTCATATCAGGGAGATATTTAACCCCGACATCATTAATTACCTCTATGGGCAATTCCTGTCCATCGATGGCAGAAAAGCGAAAGGGATTAATTTCATATTTTTTTAAGTACTGTTTAGATAAGGCATATTTTTCAGGCCTTTTATCTAGATTGATCATGTAAATGAAATCAATATTTCTTATTTTGTGATCATTGCCTTTCCCCTCTGCACATTTCAAATGGTTTTGTAATGCTCCGTAAGAAAAAGAGCAAAAAAAAAAGAGAGGTAAGTATAAGGGCTAACATTGCTATATCTTCTTTTTTGAGAGTTAATTGTTTGCATAAGGCAAGTAACAAGTTTAACACTAAAAAAGATTTATATCAAATTTTTTTATTTCTCAGACCTATTTGCTTTGCAAGAGCTTAACCGCTTGTTTGTAATATGAACAGGATATACTGTCTTCGAAAAAATGCTAGTTTAGCAAAAAAAATTCTGAATAGGATGCTGCTATAACTTTAGATTTTTTTATAAAATAGCTTGTTGCTATATAATTTTATAAGTTACTCTTGACATATGCGTGTTTTACAGGGTTTTCAATCCGGGTAAACACAGATATGATGCTAAGATATTTATATAGTGAAAGTCATCAGCAATAGCTTTAATGACTCATTAAATATGAAAAAAGGATGTAAGCATGAAGAAAATATTGTATGCAGCTATTATGTTACTTGTTTCTATCTGTCCTCAACGTATTATTGCAAGTGAAAATATAGAGTGGATAAGTTATCAAAATCAAGTTCTTTCTCATCAAGAAGAAATTTTAGGCTGGTGCTCTAAAACAAAAGCTAAGCGTATGATGGATTTAATTTATAGAGTACGACCTGAGTTATGTGTTGAAATAGGGGTTTTTGGAGGATCCTCTATATATCCTACAGTATCTGCCTTAAAATTTTTAAATCATGGTAAGGTAATAGCTATTGACCCTTGGAATGTTTTCAATTGCTTAGAAGGCTATAAACCTGATTCTCCTAAACATCAATTTTGGGGTCGTATTAACCAAGAGAGCGTGTATTTAGGTTTTATGCAAATGCTAAAAAACTTTGCGTTAGATTCATATTGCACAGTTATGCGCATGCCGTCATTAGACGGAGTGCATAATTTTGACGATGAATCGATTGATATTTTACACATTGATGGAAATCATTCAGAAAATATTGCATTAAAAGATGTTCAAATATATCTGCCAAAGGTGAAAAAAGGAGGGTATATTTGGTTTGATGACACTGATTATCCAGAGACACATAAAGCGTGGAAATTTTTAAGTTTACACTGTATAAAAGATGAAAATTTTTCAACAAAAGAGTGTTTTTTATTCAGAAAGCTTTAACTCAAGGTTGAGATCTTTATCATAAAATAAGTAAAGCACAAGAGATAAAAAAAATGATCTCTGTTTTTTTTCTAAAAATTTTACAAATGCGCTATCTATTTTTATTATTTGTTTTTTTGTTACACGTGCAGTTAATAGCAATTGATTCACGCCTCTTCTTAAAAAAATTACACGAGCCTACTCCTCATTGGATGAGCGAGCAAATTGAGCGTAATTTGCAGCCTTTTGAAGAAGAATTAAGCCGTCAAAATCTTGACAGATTCTTTGAAGAATATGCTTATGGCATGGGTCTGGTTAGGATAAGAGTTGTTCAAGGTCAAATGTTTATCGAGGGTAGTGATAGAAATATTAGAGATTGGTATGCAGAAAAATTTCTTATTCCTCTTAAAGAGATGCATAAGATATCCCCTTTACCTGATGTCGATTTTATATTCACACATTTTGATGTGCCTTACTATTATTATAAACGTCTTGTTGGTGAGTCTTTTCCAGGTGGTAAATATGCTCTGTTTTGTAGAGCTAAAGACCAATTTGATGATAGAATCATTCTCATGCCAGATATGTATGCTTTAAATGAGTATGGTTCTGATAAATTTCAAATTCTTTCTGGAAGAGAGAGAATGCGCAACCACTGGAAATCTAAACGTCAAGTTGTATTCTTTAGAGGAGCTGATAACGGTGTTTTTGATCGAGTCAATTGGAGAAGTTGTAGTAGACCTGCATTAGTTGCGCTTTCTTTGAAATATCCCGATTTAATTGATGCGAGGTTTACTCACTTAGTTGAATGGCAGGATAAAGATTCTTCTATTCGAGATCTTATGATCAAGGAAGGAATGTTAGGAGAACGTGTTCCCTTAAGGGAATTCTCTATCTATCGTTATTTGATAGATGTCGATGGGCATACTGCTAATACACCTCGAACCGCATTGTTTCTTTATTCTGGTTCGGTTTTATTTAAGCAAACTACAGATAATATCCTTTGGTTTTATTCACAGTTAAAGCCTTATGTTCATTATATTCCCGTTGCCAAAGATTTATCCGATATCTTTACTCAAATCAAATGGGCTAAAGATCATGATGAAGAATGCAAGGAAATGGTAGATCGCGCTTATAATCTAGCTGAAAAGGTTCTTAGACTAGAATCTGTTTATCTCTATTTCTATCGCCTTTTAGAAGCTTATTCTAAAAAACAAAAAAACTATTATTGAAAAAGATGGATCTATACCTTCTTAAGATTATCTAGAAAAATACAGTAAAAATGTCTGGGTGAGAGGATTTGAACCTCCGACCCCTAGCACCCCATGCTAGTGCGCTAGCCAAGCTGCGCTACACCCAGATAAAGATTTAAATTGAGGTAAGTCCTTCAAATTGAAATTCTGCCCGCTTAAATTCTTTGACGCCAATTCGAGCGCATTCTTCAATGATTTTTTCTAAAACATCACCAGCATGCACTTCTGCTGCAGATATGTCTACAGAGATAGAGGCAGAAAAATTCACTCCCGACCTTACACCTGTTACCTTAAAATTTGCATAAATAGCTTCTTTTTTTTTAGAAATATTTTTAAAGCGAACAAGGTTGTTTTCTGCTAGATCTTTCATTTTAATACCACGTGTTCTTGAACTAAAGCCATAGATCCTAAGTCTTAGATCGTCCTTTTGTCAATCAAAAACACTGGACCATTCAGATAGAAAAATGCTATTTTTAATTGCTAAAAGTAATGAGATGAAAAAATGATCTGTGAAAAGTTAACGTATCCTATTCGTGCTTGGAGCATTTGGCTTCTTAGCGCAGTTTTTATGTTTTATAAATATGCTATTGAAGTATCTCCTAGCGTGATGACGGGGACTTTAATGAAGGCTTTTCACATTAGTGGTGTAGAATTGGGAAATTTAGCGGCTAGTTATTTCTATGCTTACTTGCTCCTACAGATTCCAGCAGGTTTGCTTTTAGACAAATTCGGACCTAGAAAAACCACAACAATTGCCATTTTTTTATGTGCGATAGGAAGTCTTATTTTTGCTAGAGCAGATTCCTTAATTCTAGCAGGAATAGGGCGTTTTTTAACCGGTATTGGAGCAGCTTTTGCTGTTGTTAACTGCTTAAAACTGACTGCAAACTGGTTTCCTTTTAGGCAGTTTGCTTTTATGGCAGGTCTCATGATGACAATAGCGATGTTAGGAGCTGTAGGTGGACAAGCCCCTTTAGCCGTTTTTATTCAAAATATAGGTTGGCGTTATGCTATGGAGTTGATTGGAATAGCAGGACTTGTTTTAGCTGTTATTTTTTGGATTGTGGTGCGGGATAAAGCGCCTGATCATAAAAGAGAAAAACATATCGTTCCTTCTAGACTTTCTCTTTTTGATAGCATCAAACAGATTTTTCAAAACCCTCAATCTTGGTGGCTCTCTATCTATAGCGGCTTTGCTTTTGCTCCTGTAATGGTATTTGGAGGATTATGGGGTGTTTCTTTTATCATGGAAGCATTTGAGTTAACGCATCATAGTTCGGCGCAAATGGTATCTATTATTTTTATTGGCTTTGCTATTGGTGCCCCTGTTTTTGGATGGTTTTCAGATTGGCTTGGCCGTAGGCGCATTGTTATGCTATGGGGAACTGCGTTAGCGCTTATTGCAATATCTACAGTGATTTATGTTTCTGATCTTTCTATATATCTACTTAGTTTTTTATTATTTGTTTTTGGGTTTTCCATCAGTAGTTTCTTGCTTTGCTTTACCATGATTCGAGAAGTGAATTTACCGATTTTTTCTGCAACAGCTATCGGATTTATGAACGCTTTTGATGCGCTTCTTGGGGCTCTTTCTGATCCATTAACCGGTAAGTTTCTCGATTTGCAATGGGATGGAAAATTAGTGGAAGGCGCAAGGGTTTTTTCGGTAAATTCTTATCAAATTGTTTTTATCACTCTTCCTATTTACTTGCTGATTTCACTTTTTACCCTTCTAAAGGTTAAAGAAACACATTGCAAGCCTTCCTATACAATTCCTCTACCTTAAGACTATTTTTTTTGCTTTCTTTTCTTTTTTTGAGTAAAATTTATTCTTTTTCTCTATTGTGTGATTTTGTGGGTATGAAATTAGCAGCTAGTTGGCATGAAGTATTAAAGGAAGAACTTACTAAGCCTTATATTGCAAATCTTAAAAGATTTTTGGCGCAAGAAAAAGCTGAGAATAAAGTCATCTACCCTCCTGAAGAGTTGATATTCAATGCCTTTTTACATACCCCATTTGATAAAGTAAAAGTTATAATTATGGGACAAGATCCCTATCACGGACCAGGACAGGCACATGGCTTGAGTTTTAGTGTTCCTTGTGGAATACCCCAACCCCCTTCTTTAAAAAATATATTTAAAGAGCAAAGCCAAGATGTAAATATCAATTTACCTAAAGAAGGTTGTTTATCTTCGTGGGCTAAGCAAGGGGTATTATTGCTCAATGCAACGCTTACTGTACGCGCAAATGAGCCAAAATCGCATTATGGGCGTGGATGGGAGATCTTTACCGATGCGGTAGTTGCTAAATTAGTAGAAAGGAAAGATCCTTTGGTATTTGTTCTTTGGGGAAAATCCGCCCAGGAAAAGATAGGAGCTGTTTTAGAAGAAAAAACAACTTCTCATGTTGTATTGACAGCTGCGCACCCTTCTCCTTATTCAGCTCAAGGGTTTTTTGGTTGTCGTCATTTTTCTCAAATCAACGAAGCTTTAAAAAAATGGGATAAAGAACCTATTCATTGGCAATTATCTTAAAATGTTATCTTCGCTAGAATCTAAAATTCAATCTTTAATTCAAGGAACTTCTCTAAAAAGCTGGGTAAAACAAACACAGAGCTTAACTTCCACCTATCGTCAGAAAAAAGATCAAACAGAAACTCTTTCTTCAGAGGCTCTCAGAATAGCTTATTTGTGTTCTCGTCTTCCAGCTACCTATGCCGCGATCTCTTATGTGTTCAAAGAGCTACAAAAACATTTTGATCTTTCTTTAGTTCGCTCTCTTTTAGACTGTGGGGCAGGCCCGGCAAGTGTGCTTTTAGCAGCCGAATCTTTTTTTTCTCTACAACAAGCAACTCTTTTAGAAAGAGATCCTGGTTTTATTGAGTTAGGAAAGCTATTGTCTCATCCAACAGATGTAGAAGTTATCTGGATGTTACAAGATGTCACAAAAAGGATCCCTTCTTCTGCTAAAGATCTAGTGATAGCTTCTTATTCTTTGTGTGAAATTAGCGAAGAAGACCAATTGCAAATAGTAGAATCTCTATGGGATAAAACAGAGCAGATTTTCATTTTGCTCGAACCTGGTACTCCTAAAGGATTTCATTTTATCCGAAAAGCAAGAGAGAAATTGCTAAATTTAGGAGCTTTGTTACTAGCTCCTTGTCCGCATAGAGAGGGTTGCCCTATAAATAAAAGTGATTGGTGTCATTTTTCCGTGAGATTGCCTAGATCTTTTCTTCATCGTCAGCTAAAGGAAGGATCTTTAAACTATGAGGATGAAAAGTTCTCCTATCTGATCTTTTCTCGCATACCTGTTTCTACTAGCTCCTCTCGTGTGATTCGCCATCCTTTTAAAGGCTCGGGGTTTGTAAAACTGAAGCTATGTACAGAAGCAGGTCTTGTAGAAAAAACGATCAGTCGAAAGGATAAAGAGCTCTATTCTATTGCTAAAAAAACTGAGTGGGGAGATGAGTTGAAATAAAACTTGTTTTCTCATGGAATTTAACATAGAAAATTTTGACAATTATGTTTTTCCATGTTAATTTCCAGGTTAATTCATGGAGATCATCTTATGATGTTAGAACAGCTCCTGTTTTTCGTGTGACACTTTATCCAAAGTCAATAAAGAACATTCCTTCCGCTTTTTGGCAAGAACCCATTTTTTATTACTTAAAAAAGCATAATAAAATCAATGCTAAGATGGCTCAAGAGATTTGGAAAGTTACGCGCCGTACAACTACAACCCGCCTTAAAGAGATGTGCCAAGAAGGATTGCTTGTAGAAATATCAACAAGTTTCAAGGATCCTCAAAAAGTTTTTGTTTTACCTAAACGTGGGAAATAATATAGATCTCGACTTTATGATTAAATCTTGTTTTTCTATTCTTATTTTTAAAGGATATCTTTAATGCCGAAACAAATTAAAAAAATACTTTTCCCTTATGCATTGGTAGTCTTATTTGCCTATATTGGTTTTTCTTTGCCTCTTCCGATTTTGCCTAAGATGTTTTTAGATTCGCACACCTCAATTGCTCCACATCTTTCTTACCAACTAAGGATGGTTTTATTGGGAACTGTTATGGCGGCTTTTCCTTTAGGGCAGTTTTTTGGGTCTCCTGTGCTAGGATCTCTTTCTGATCGGCATGGAAGAAAAAAAGTCGTTCTCTTTTCTTTGATGGGGACTACGGTTGGATATTTAATCATCGCTTTTTCTCTATATCATTATTCGATTACTGGGATGATTATTGGATTGATTGTGTGTGGTTTTTGTGAGGGAAACGTGACAATAGCTCAATCGGTGATTGCTGATGTGACAGGATTGGATGAACACAAACATCGAAAGCCTGTGTATTTTGGGTGGTTGAATATTTGCATTTCTCTAGGGTTTATCATTGGTCCTTTAATGGGAGGGGTATTAGCGGATTCAAACCTTGTTCCTTGGTTTACTTTTGCCACTCCTTTTTGGATAGCGGCACTAATGACTTTAACGGGAATTTTAGTGATTGCTTGGTATGCAAGAGAAACGCTGCAACTACGTAAAGTAGAGAAAATCGTTATTTTCCCTTCTTTGTCTGGAAAACTCAA is a window from the Candidatus Rhabdochlamydia porcellionis genome containing:
- a CDS encoding class I SAM-dependent methyltransferase, with amino-acid sequence MKKILYAAIMLLVSICPQRIIASENIEWISYQNQVLSHQEEILGWCSKTKAKRMMDLIYRVRPELCVEIGVFGGSSIYPTVSALKFLNHGKVIAIDPWNVFNCLEGYKPDSPKHQFWGRINQESVYLGFMQMLKNFALDSYCTVMRMPSLDGVHNFDDESIDILHIDGNHSENIALKDVQIYLPKVKKGGYIWFDDTDYPETHKAWKFLSLHCIKDENFSTKECFLFRKL
- a CDS encoding MFS transporter, which produces MICEKLTYPIRAWSIWLLSAVFMFYKYAIEVSPSVMTGTLMKAFHISGVELGNLAASYFYAYLLLQIPAGLLLDKFGPRKTTTIAIFLCAIGSLIFARADSLILAGIGRFLTGIGAAFAVVNCLKLTANWFPFRQFAFMAGLMMTIAMLGAVGGQAPLAVFIQNIGWRYAMELIGIAGLVLAVIFWIVVRDKAPDHKREKHIVPSRLSLFDSIKQIFQNPQSWWLSIYSGFAFAPVMVFGGLWGVSFIMEAFELTHHSSAQMVSIIFIGFAIGAPVFGWFSDWLGRRRIVMLWGTALALIAISTVIYVSDLSIYLLSFLLFVFGFSISSFLLCFTMIREVNLPIFSATAIGFMNAFDALLGALSDPLTGKFLDLQWDGKLVEGARVFSVNSYQIVFITLPIYLLISLFTLLKVKETHCKPSYTIPLP
- a CDS encoding glycosyltransferase family 25 protein, whose protein sequence is MKCAEGKGNDHKIRNIDFIYMINLDKRPEKYALSKQYLKKYEINPFRFSAIDGQELPIEVINDVGVKYLPDMTPLLSATFVEEKGVKIRNQEFMKEYGKTYFCPSMNLGAIGCALSHVSVLQDAYDSNYETIWVMEDDIEVLGDPHRLSDLIDEIDNLVGADHWDVLFTDQRMPHCGLPKRPDLDYNYPKNLNDKCTTATKINNHFHKMKPCFGCVSMIIRRSGIIKLLDFVKTHNFYLHYDGDIYLPLGIQYYGLNFDLVTTDIANSLSDINLEKFTKQP
- a CDS encoding small ribosomal subunit Rsm22 family protein; translation: MLSSLESKIQSLIQGTSLKSWVKQTQSLTSTYRQKKDQTETLSSEALRIAYLCSRLPATYAAISYVFKELQKHFDLSLVRSLLDCGAGPASVLLAAESFFSLQQATLLERDPGFIELGKLLSHPTDVEVIWMLQDVTKRIPSSAKDLVIASYSLCEISEEDQLQIVESLWDKTEQIFILLEPGTPKGFHFIRKAREKLLNLGALLLAPCPHREGCPINKSDWCHFSVRLPRSFLHRQLKEGSLNYEDEKFSYLIFSRIPVSTSSSRVIRHPFKGSGFVKLKLCTEAGLVEKTISRKDKELYSIAKKTEWGDELK
- a CDS encoding glycosyl transferase family 90; amino-acid sequence: MSVQANEFKDLHEKLNDPKYTWMDKQIKRDLAAFEEKGISLHMLESTWQGILASPEKDSACLVRYKIVNNNITFSSPTANLDSYFCRVMKGNFIDFTKKIRTTFINFIKEMTQYLDLPDVEFLLCLEDSIERPIFLELCQAPIFCISKKKKNNKVILYPSTIMALDPASLCSTILHANSIHPWESKISKAFWRGIAAGGPYHGSWDLFPRPSLIVTSYYHPEDVDAAFVGNFLFTTAVDIRDYILNFKPPREFVSISDQIAYKYLIAVDGQTWPTSLEWQLLSNSVVLKSDSDWLDWFYELLTPYEHYVPYEKDYNDILTKINWLRENDGLARKISEQATEVALNFFTKEAAFVYFYKLFSAYACLQNFQPN
- a CDS encoding MFS transporter, with product MPKQIKKILFPYALVVLFAYIGFSLPLPILPKMFLDSHTSIAPHLSYQLRMVLLGTVMAAFPLGQFFGSPVLGSLSDRHGRKKVVLFSLMGTTVGYLIIAFSLYHYSITGMIIGLIVCGFCEGNVTIAQSVIADVTGLDEHKHRKPVYFGWLNICISLGFIIGPLMGGVLADSNLVPWFTFATPFWIAALMTLTGILVIAWYARETLQLRKVEKIVIFPSLSGKLKAPKIRLFYLCNLLLAIGYFSFFRFLPVFLERQFHFSPAILSYEMVYTSFSLMLGVLFLIPWLSRRLKPIQVLCLFSFFLALSFVAVVLPTNVYALFLTIPLVGLCLGVVITHGSLLISNTAESHIQGQALGVLTSVQTLAEIITGIFGSILAVGIFTMPIYIGAAMVFLCGSLLWLQMKRGAKC
- a CDS encoding glycosyl transferase family 90 — translated: MISVFFLKILQMRYLFLLFVFLLHVQLIAIDSRLFLKKLHEPTPHWMSEQIERNLQPFEEELSRQNLDRFFEEYAYGMGLVRIRVVQGQMFIEGSDRNIRDWYAEKFLIPLKEMHKISPLPDVDFIFTHFDVPYYYYKRLVGESFPGGKYALFCRAKDQFDDRIILMPDMYALNEYGSDKFQILSGRERMRNHWKSKRQVVFFRGADNGVFDRVNWRSCSRPALVALSLKYPDLIDARFTHLVEWQDKDSSIRDLMIKEGMLGERVPLREFSIYRYLIDVDGHTANTPRTALFLYSGSVLFKQTTDNILWFYSQLKPYVHYIPVAKDLSDIFTQIKWAKDHDEECKEMVDRAYNLAEKVLRLESVYLYFYRLLEAYSKKQKNYY
- the ung gene encoding uracil-DNA glycosylase → MKLAASWHEVLKEELTKPYIANLKRFLAQEKAENKVIYPPEELIFNAFLHTPFDKVKVIIMGQDPYHGPGQAHGLSFSVPCGIPQPPSLKNIFKEQSQDVNINLPKEGCLSSWAKQGVLLLNATLTVRANEPKSHYGRGWEIFTDAVVAKLVERKDPLVFVLWGKSAQEKIGAVLEEKTTSHVVLTAAHPSPYSAQGFFGCRHFSQINEALKKWDKEPIHWQLS
- a CDS encoding class I SAM-dependent RNA methyltransferase, which encodes MNTFSTPLRCDYFPVCSGCDFQGQELAPPVFSSLQDFFAEKAPNIKIPLLYQEPQGWRFRAKLAVRGDTKSPRIGLFQRGTHNVVSIPNCPLHHKAILKSYQKVIQTMIDFQITPYNEEKGLIRYLQFLVEKKSQLVQLSVVVNVSESTSKLDAWIHHLYSLGGFHSIWLNFNTERTNRIFGDSWLLCAGEIYIQEKIRDIICSIHPACFVQAHLSLFEHALSIICQEALRSKRVCECYSGMGVIGLNLALFSKEVYCIEINPFAKQCFDQTCSSLPQEIKNKVFFHSTSMEKSLKLLKASEVIVVDPPRKGLEAFVLDAIDQSQAEQLIYLSCSTSSFIRDCDRLIKNGWQIEKAFGYLFFPGSNHVETLCILKKGNIF